The Lichenihabitans psoromatis genome contains a region encoding:
- the trxB gene encoding thioredoxin-disulfide reductase, translated as MATTFKTKALIIGAGPAGYTAAIYAARANLEPIVVQGLQPGGQLTITSDVENWPGETSILGPDLMDKMQAQAAHTGAKLVYDLISEVDFSKRPFVCQSDAGDTYVADTVIIATGAQAKWLGLPSEQAFLGQGVSGCAVCDAAFFKNKDVVVVGGGNTAVEDALYLTRHVRKVTMVHRRDTFRAEKVMQDRLFANPKIEVLWHTVVDEIVGDGVPSRVTGIKLRDVRTGAAEHRPVDGVFVAIGHAPATSVFVGKVPTDPDGYILTKPDSTATSIPGVFAAGDVKDRIYRQAVTAAGMGCMAALEAEKFLAEHSHDPGERAEERREEQMIGAWD; from the coding sequence ATGGCAACCACATTCAAAACCAAGGCCCTGATCATCGGGGCTGGTCCGGCCGGCTATACGGCCGCGATCTATGCGGCCCGCGCCAACCTCGAGCCCATCGTCGTCCAGGGCCTGCAGCCCGGTGGACAATTGACCATTACGAGCGATGTCGAGAATTGGCCGGGTGAGACCTCGATCCTCGGGCCCGATCTGATGGACAAGATGCAGGCGCAGGCCGCGCATACCGGCGCCAAGCTCGTCTATGATCTCATCTCCGAGGTCGATTTCTCCAAGCGGCCCTTCGTCTGCCAGTCGGACGCCGGTGACACCTATGTGGCCGACACCGTCATTATCGCGACCGGGGCTCAGGCCAAGTGGCTGGGGCTGCCGTCCGAACAGGCTTTTCTCGGGCAAGGGGTGAGCGGCTGCGCGGTTTGCGATGCCGCTTTCTTCAAGAACAAGGATGTGGTGGTGGTCGGCGGCGGTAATACGGCGGTGGAAGATGCGCTGTATCTGACCCGCCACGTCCGCAAGGTCACGATGGTGCATCGACGCGACACCTTCCGGGCCGAGAAGGTCATGCAGGACCGCCTATTCGCTAACCCGAAGATCGAGGTGCTGTGGCACACGGTCGTCGACGAGATCGTCGGCGATGGCGTACCGAGCCGCGTGACCGGGATCAAGTTGCGGGATGTTCGCACGGGCGCGGCAGAACATCGGCCCGTCGACGGCGTATTCGTGGCCATCGGTCATGCGCCGGCCACATCCGTCTTCGTCGGCAAAGTGCCGACCGATCCTGACGGATACATCCTGACCAAACCCGATTCGACCGCAACGTCCATTCCCGGGGTATTCGCGGCCGGCGATGTGAAGGATCGCATCTACCGCCAAGCCGTCACGGCGGCCGGCATGGGGTGCATGGCGGCTTTGGAAGCGGAGAAGTTTCTGGCCGAGCATTCGCATGATCCGGGCGAGCGCGCCGAGGAACGGCGTGAAGAGCAGATGATCGGCGCTTGGGATTGA
- the greA gene encoding transcription elongation factor GreA → MDKVPMTAFGHSALEAELKMRQQEERPRIIQAIAEARSHGDLSENAEYHAAKEAQSHNEGRIAELEDRLSRAEVIDVSKLSGSSVMFGATVTLVDEDTDEEKVYQIVGENEADVKSGKVSITSPTARALIGKKPGDTVEVNTPGGGKSYEILKVTFK, encoded by the coding sequence ATGGATAAAGTGCCGATGACCGCATTTGGCCATTCCGCGCTGGAAGCGGAATTGAAGATGCGTCAGCAGGAAGAACGGCCTCGCATCATTCAGGCGATCGCCGAAGCTCGCTCGCACGGCGACCTTTCCGAAAATGCCGAATATCACGCCGCGAAGGAAGCGCAGTCGCATAACGAGGGGCGGATTGCCGAACTCGAGGACCGCTTGTCGCGCGCCGAGGTGATCGACGTCTCCAAACTCTCCGGCTCGAGCGTCATGTTCGGCGCGACGGTGACGCTGGTGGACGAAGATACGGACGAGGAGAAGGTCTATCAGATCGTCGGCGAGAACGAAGCCGATGTGAAGAGCGGCAAGGTTTCGATCACGTCTCCGACAGCGCGTGCTCTGATCGGCAAGAAGCCGGGCGACACCGTCGAGGTCAACACGCCCGGCGGCGGCAAAAGCTACGAAATCCTGAAAGTGACCTTCAAGTAA
- a CDS encoding mitochondrial fission ELM1 family protein: MADADLALDPESSLLPPATSCWIVTDGKAGDLIQCLGVAAALGLDPQQRIVRPRPPWSWIAPRGPLDPRDAVGRPGGPLAGDLPDIALASGRRAVPALRALKRASRGRTFTAFLKDPRIGVTAADVIWVPEHDPLRGANVIVTLTSPHRLTTSALDLSRQSPDARLAGLPQPRVAMMIGGPSQHHRFDADDVARVLTVAKTVLDAGHGLMISPSRRTPSALIRALLALSSQPDVSGRCFVWTGEGSNPYLAMLALASSIVVTGDSVNMIGEAAMTGAPIHIIEVGGGHRKITAFVDRLIEVGAARRWGGKLEKFAYTPLDATPVIARAIATSFNDFCARGGEASTVP; this comes from the coding sequence GTGGCGGACGCGGACCTCGCTCTCGATCCTGAAAGCTCGCTTCTCCCCCCCGCGACGAGCTGCTGGATCGTCACCGACGGCAAGGCCGGCGATCTCATCCAATGCCTCGGTGTCGCGGCCGCGCTCGGTCTCGATCCACAGCAGCGCATCGTCCGCCCGCGTCCACCCTGGTCGTGGATCGCGCCTCGCGGCCCGCTCGACCCGAGAGACGCAGTCGGCCGGCCTGGTGGACCCCTTGCCGGTGATCTGCCGGATATCGCGCTTGCGTCAGGGCGTCGGGCCGTACCGGCGCTGCGAGCGCTGAAACGCGCGTCACGCGGGCGAACCTTCACGGCCTTCCTGAAAGATCCGCGGATCGGCGTCACGGCAGCCGATGTGATCTGGGTGCCGGAGCACGACCCGTTGCGGGGAGCCAACGTGATCGTGACGCTGACATCGCCGCATCGGCTGACCACCTCGGCGCTGGATCTGTCACGCCAGTCACCCGATGCGCGGCTGGCCGGCCTTCCGCAGCCCCGGGTCGCGATGATGATCGGCGGCCCAAGCCAACACCATCGGTTCGACGCGGACGACGTGGCCCGCGTCCTGACGGTCGCGAAGACCGTGCTGGACGCCGGCCATGGCCTGATGATCTCGCCGTCTCGTCGAACCCCATCGGCGTTGATCCGCGCGTTGCTGGCGCTCTCAAGCCAGCCGGATGTATCCGGCCGTTGTTTCGTCTGGACCGGGGAGGGCTCGAATCCCTATCTGGCGATGCTGGCGCTCGCGTCGTCCATCGTCGTGACCGGCGACAGCGTCAACATGATCGGAGAGGCCGCCATGACCGGCGCGCCGATCCATATCATCGAGGTCGGTGGCGGCCATCGCAAGATCACGGCCTTCGTGGATCGCTTGATCGAGGTTGGCGCGGCGCGGCGCTGGGGCGGCAAGCTTGAGAAGTTTGCCTACACGCCCCTCGATGCGACGCCGGTGATTGCCCGCGCAATAGCGACCAGTTTCAACGATTTTTGCGCGCGAGGCGGCGAAGCCTCGACAGTGCCCTGA